A genomic window from Diospyros lotus cultivar Yz01 chromosome 2, ASM1463336v1, whole genome shotgun sequence includes:
- the LOC127794213 gene encoding uncharacterized protein LOC127794213, whose product MTGVRGRYRAGCSGSRPNSSRSTAASTSSTTAPHILGDVSPASLPSVSPVAPPTVASASTLPTESPVHPSSHSTASHFTSESLHIIESIFCRTMNISHIISTIFKKRLHKEGHVWKEVPSEIKGLYWDKFTKIFQWDPAIDALVRREWAQKTAKRYIDNIRKWHANGKSNFVPDDVWNSWTQKWEQDEAFKKRSAQA is encoded by the exons ATGACAGGTGTTAGAGGACGATATCGTGCAGGATGCAGTGGTTCTAGACCTAACTCTTCTAGGTCCACTGCTGCTTCCACCTCATCTACTACAGCACCGCATATTTTGGGGGATGTTTCACCGGCCTCCCTCCCATCAGTATCTCCTGTTGCTCCCCCTACAGTTGCTTCTGCATCGACCCTTCCTACAGAGTCACCAGTACATCCATCATCTCACTCGACTGCTAGTCATTTTACATCCGAATCACTGCATATTATAGA GAGCATCTTTTGTCGTACAATGAACATCTCCCATATTATATCGACAATCTTCAAGAAACGTCTTCATAAGGAAGGTCATGTTTGGAAAGAAGTACCTTCGGAGATAAAGGGCTTGTATTGGGATAAATTCACg aaaatttTTCAGTGGGATCCTGCAATTGATGCATTAGTGAGAAGAGAATGGGCACAAAAAACAGCTAAGCGATATATCGACAACATTCGTAAGTGGCATGCCAATGGAAAATCGAACTTTGTGCCAGATGATGTTTGGAATAGTTGGACGCAGAAATGGGAACAAGATGAAGCTTTCAAGAAACGATCTGCACAAGCTTAG